In the genome of Capra hircus breed San Clemente chromosome 5, ASM170441v1, whole genome shotgun sequence, one region contains:
- the RASSF9 gene encoding ras association domain-containing protein 9, translated as MAPFGRNLLKTRHKNRSPTKEMDSEEKEIVVWVCQEEKIICGLTKRTTSADVIQALLEEHETAFGEKRFLLGKPSDYCIIEKWRGSERVLPPLTRILKLWKAWGDEQPNMQFVLVKADAFLPVPLWRTAEAKLVQNTEKLWELSPANYMKTLPPDKQKRIVRKTFRKLAKIKQDTVSQERDSMETLVHLIISQDHTINQQVKRMKELDLEIEKCEAKFHLDRVENNGENYVQDAYLMPSFSEVEQKLGLEYDERQILEDLRESDGIVQLEERLTYYRKLIDKLSAEIEKEVKSVCMEINEDAEGAAASELESSNLESVKCDLEKSMKAGLKIHSHLSGIQKEIKYSDSLLQMKAKEYELLAKEFNSLHISNADECQLKENRGKESEVPTSNGVVSPFTQRVFNMYTNDTDSDTGISSNHSQDSETTAGDVVLLST; from the coding sequence atcTCCAACTAAAGAAATGGATTCAGAAGAGAAGGAAATTGTGGTTTGGGTTTGCCAAGAAGAGAAGATTATCTGTGGGCTAACCAAACGCACCACCTCTGCCGACGTCATCCAGGCTTTGCTTGAGGAACACGAGACTGCATTTGGGGAGAAACGATTTCTTCTGGGAAAGCCCAGTGATTACTGCATCATAGAAAAGTGGAGAGGCTCTGAACGGGTTCTTCCTCCCCTAACTAGAATCCTGAAGCTTTGGAAAGCATGGGGAGACGAGCAGCCTAATATGCAGTTTGTTTTGGTTAAAGCAGATGCTTTTCTTCCAGTTCCCTTGTGGCGGACAGCTGAAGCCAAATTAGTGcaaaacacagaaaaactgtgGGAGCTCAGCCCGGCAAATTACATGAAGACATTACCACCagataaacaaaaaagaatagtCAGGAAAACTTTCCGGAAACTGGCTAAAATTAAGCAGGACACAGTTTCCCAAGAGCGAGATAGTATGGAGACATTAGTTCATCTGATTATTTCCCAGGATCACACTATTAATCAGCAAGTCAAGAGAATGAAAGAGCTGGATCTGGAAATTGAAAAGTGTGAAGCTAAATTTCATCTTGATCGGGTagaaaataatggagaaaatTATGTCCAGGATGCATATTTGATGCCCAGTTTCAGTGAAGTTGAGCAAAAGCTAGGCTTGGAATATGATGAAAGGCAGATTCTGGAGGACCTGAGAGAAAGTGATGGAATTGTACAGCTGGAGGAACGACTGACCTACTACAGAAAGCTCATCGATAAGCTCTCTGccgaaatagaaaaagaagtaaaaagtgtTTGCATGGAGATAAATGAAGATGCAGAAGGGGCAGCTGCCAGTGAACTTGAAAGCTCTAATTTAGAGAGTGTTAAGTGTGATTTGGAGAAAAGCATGAAAGCTGGTTTGAAAATCCACTCTCACTTGAGTGGCATCCAGAAGGAGATTAAATACAGTGACTCATTGCTTCAGATGAAAGCGAAGGAATACGAGCTCCTCGCCAAGGAGTTCAACTCCCTTCATATCAGCAATGCAGATGAGTGCCAGCTaaaggaaaacagaggaaagGAATCTGAGGTGCCCACCAGCAACGGGGTGGTTTCTCCTTTTACTCAAAGAGTATTTAACATGTATACAAATGACACAGACTCAGACACTGGTATCAGCTCTAACCACAGTCAGGACTCGGAAAcaactgcaggagatgtggtgcTGTTGTCAACGTAA